A single Muntiacus reevesi chromosome 9, mMunRee1.1, whole genome shotgun sequence DNA region contains:
- the LOC136175160 gene encoding olfactory receptor 5AN1-like, protein MIGGDNITEITYFILLGFSDFPRSIAVLFAVFLVIYILTLTWNLSLITLIGIDSHLHTPMYFFLSNLSFMDICYVTATAPKMLYDFFQERQTITFVGCVVQYFVFSTMGLSESCLMTAMAYDRYAAICNPLLYSSVMSPALCGRMVLGSYMAGLSASISQLCFMLQFQFCGPNVINHFFCDMPQLLVLSCTDTFSVQLFTALLTMIFGIINVSVIMISYVYIVISILKITSVKGRSKAFNTCASHLTAVSLFYTSGMFVYLSSSSGGSSSFDRFASVFYTVMIPLLNPLIYSLRNKEIKDALKRLRKKRGCC, encoded by the coding sequence ATGATTGGAGGAGACAATATCACAGAGATCACTTATTTTATCCTCTTGGGATTCTCAGATTTTCCCAGAAGCATTGCAGTACTTTTCGCTGTATTCCTGGTGATATACATTTTGACCCTGACGTGGAACCTGTCGCTCATCACCTTAATAGGAAtagactcccacctccacacccccatgtacttcttcctcagtaaCCTGTCCTTCATGGATATCTGCTACGTGACTGCCACAGCCCCCAAGATGCTCTACGACTTCTTCCAGGAGCGGCAAACTATCACCTTTGTGGGTTGTGTTGTTCAGTACTTTGTATTTTCCACCATGGGGCTGAGTGAGTCTTGCCTCATGACTGCCATGGCTTATGACCGATATGCTGCCATTTGTAACCCACTCCTCTATTCCTCAGTCATGTCGCCAGCTCTCTGCGGTCGGATGGTGCTGGGATCCTACATGGCTGGACTCTCTGCTTCTATATCCCAATTGTGTTTCATGTTGCAGTTCCAGTTCTGTGGGCCTAATGTCAtcaaccacttcttctgtgacatgCCCCAGCTGTTAGTTCTGTCCTGCACCGACACGTTCTCTGTACAACTCTTcactgctttattgacaatgatCTTTGGGATAATAAATGTTTCTGTTATCATGATATCCTATGTCTACATTGTCATCTCCATCCTGAAGATCACTTCCGTGAAAGGCAGATCTAAAGCTTTCAACACCTGTGCTTCCCACCTGACCGCAGTGAGCCTCTTCTATACCTCAGGGATGTTTGTCTATTTGAGCTCCAGCTCCGGTGGTTCCTCCAGCTTTGACAGATTTGCATCGGTCTTCTACACGGTGATGATTCCCTTGCTGAATCCTTTGATTTACAGTCTGAGaaacaaggaaatcaaagatgCCTTGAAGAGGTTACGAAAGAAGAGAGGGTGTTGCTGA